Proteins encoded by one window of Superficieibacter sp. HKU1:
- a CDS encoding radical SAM protein: MTHFFRPQHLTVQWHITDSCNLRCQHCYQPDYQGKRNSLTELITTAEEILQFHRQLAGTHQLPLLLTLTGGEPFAHPDFMHLLEFLDTHPLRPQIAILTNGTLLTDRRLEKLSRIRLAFIQLSLDGDEKTHDEIRGKGNFNRVLAATVKLNVLNKRILWSFTVHKKNAHTFAHVAALAKKYQVNRLWFDRLIPYKEDLPDILDRQQTQQFFQSAWLIKKKTERKPLISLFTKRENKTEVAMLRALQFQYSATTPYRCQAGAGLITIMPDGEIYPCRRLPVSVGNMHQTPLMTLYQTAPLLKQLRDFTHPAACTKCLFKSQCRGGLRCLAWAVNNDAFSADPGCLYTGESAADMLSAAPATQ, encoded by the coding sequence ATGACTCACTTCTTCCGGCCACAGCATCTGACGGTGCAGTGGCATATCACTGACAGCTGTAATTTGCGCTGCCAGCACTGTTATCAACCTGACTATCAGGGAAAGCGTAATTCTCTGACTGAGTTAATCACTACTGCGGAAGAGATCCTGCAATTTCACCGACAACTTGCCGGGACCCATCAACTCCCTTTACTATTAACATTAACTGGCGGTGAGCCTTTTGCGCATCCTGACTTTATGCACCTACTCGAATTTCTTGATACGCATCCGCTGCGCCCACAAATCGCCATACTAACGAATGGAACATTGCTTACCGACAGACGTCTGGAAAAACTCTCGCGGATCCGTCTGGCGTTTATCCAGCTCAGTCTTGACGGCGATGAAAAAACACATGATGAGATCCGCGGTAAAGGTAATTTCAATCGTGTGCTGGCCGCGACAGTAAAGCTTAATGTGCTTAACAAACGAATACTATGGTCTTTTACCGTTCATAAAAAGAATGCGCACACTTTTGCGCATGTCGCCGCGTTAGCTAAAAAATATCAGGTTAATCGTCTGTGGTTTGATCGGCTTATTCCTTACAAAGAGGATCTTCCTGATATTCTTGATCGACAACAAACACAGCAATTTTTTCAGTCCGCCTGGTTAATTAAGAAGAAGACGGAAAGAAAGCCGCTCATCTCTCTTTTTACTAAAAGAGAGAACAAAACTGAAGTGGCAATGTTAAGAGCATTACAATTTCAGTACAGTGCTACAACGCCATATCGCTGTCAGGCTGGCGCAGGGCTAATAACTATTATGCCTGATGGCGAAATATACCCGTGCCGCAGACTTCCCGTTTCCGTGGGAAATATGCATCAAACTCCACTGATGACGCTGTATCAAACTGCGCCGCTGTTAAAACAATTGCGCGATTTTACTCACCCAGCCGCTTGCACAAAATGTCTCTTTAAATCCCAGTGTCGGGGTGGACTGCGTTGTCTGGCGTGGGCAGTTAATAACGATGCTTTCAGCGCCGATCCTGGCTGTTTGTATACTGGTGAAAGCGCAGCAGACATGCTCTCTGCTGCGCCAGCGACTCAGTAA
- the cysQ gene encoding 3'(2'),5'-bisphosphate nucleotidase CysQ has protein sequence MLQQICELARHAGDAIMQVYDGVKPIEVTSKQDDSPVTAADIAAHNVIIEGLKTLTPDIPVLSEEDPPSWDERQHWQRFWLVDPLDGTKEFIKRNGEFTVNIALIEQGKPVLGVVYAPVPKVMYSAAEGKAWKEECGVRNQIQVRDARPPLVVISRSHSNDPELQEYLQQLGEHQTTSIGSSLKFCLVAEGQAQLYPRFGPTNAWDTAAGHAVAVAAGAHVHDWQGRTLDYTPRESFLNPGFRVSIY, from the coding sequence ATGCTACAACAAATATGCGAGCTTGCCCGGCATGCAGGTGATGCCATTATGCAGGTTTACGACGGCGTTAAACCGATAGAAGTGACCAGCAAGCAGGATGATTCTCCGGTAACGGCGGCGGACATTGCGGCGCATAACGTTATTATTGAGGGACTGAAAACGCTGACGCCGGATATCCCGGTACTGTCGGAAGAAGATCCTCCCTCATGGGATGAGCGTCAGCACTGGCAGCGTTTCTGGCTGGTTGACCCGCTTGACGGTACCAAAGAGTTTATCAAGCGCAACGGTGAGTTTACCGTCAATATTGCGCTGATTGAGCAGGGCAAACCGGTTCTGGGCGTGGTATATGCGCCAGTGCCTAAAGTGATGTACAGCGCCGCTGAAGGTAAAGCATGGAAAGAGGAGTGCGGCGTACGTAATCAAATTCAGGTGCGCGATGCGCGTCCGCCGCTGGTGGTGATCAGCCGCTCGCACTCTAACGATCCCGAGTTGCAGGAATATCTTCAGCAACTGGGTGAGCACCAGACGACGTCAATCGGTTCCTCGCTGAAGTTTTGCCTGGTGGCGGAAGGGCAGGCGCAGCTTTATCCGCGCTTCGGGCCAACCAATGCCTGGGATACTGCCGCAGGTCATGCGGTCGCGGTTGCCGCCGGGGCGCACGTTCACGACTGGCAGGGAAGGACTCTCGACTATACACCGCGTGAATCCTTCCTCAACCCTGGCTTCCGGGTGTCTATTTACTGA
- a CDS encoding bifunctional 2',3'-cyclic-nucleotide 2'-phosphodiesterase/3'-nucleotidase — MIKFSVTLLATLIAASVNAATVDLRIMETTDLHSNMMDFDYYKDSPTEKFGLVRTATLINAARSEATNSVLVDNGDIIQGSPLGDYAAAKGLKKGDIHPVYKAMNTLDYAVGNLGNHEFNYGLDYLQNALAGAKFPYVNANVIDVKTQQPLFTPYLIKETPVKDQQGKAQTLRIGYIGVVPPQIMTWDKANLSGKVTVNDITETVRKYVPEMREKGADIVVVIAHSGLSADPYRAMAENSVYYLSEVPGVDAIMFGHAHAVFPSKDFAAIKGVDLQKGTLNGVPAVMPGMWGDHLGVVDLVLNNDSGKWQVSQAKAEARPIYDVAAKKSLAAEDAKLVEVLKADHDATRTFVSQPIGKSADNMYSYLSLVQDDPTVQVVNNAQKAYVEHFIQNDPDLEKLPVLSAAAPFKAGGRKNDPASYVEVEKGQLTFRNAADLYLYPNTLVVVKASGKEVKEWLECSAGQFNQIDPHSNKPQALINWDDFRTYNFDVIDGVNYQIDVTQPARYDGECQSVNPQAERIKDLTYNGKPVDPKAIFLVATNNYRAYGGKFAGTGDDHIAFASPDENRAVLAAWISAESKREGEIHPAADNNWRLAPIHSNTPLDIRFETSPSEKAAAFIKEKAQYPMHQVATDDIGFAIYQLDLSK, encoded by the coding sequence ATGATTAAGTTTAGTGTAACGCTCCTGGCCACGTTGATTGCGGCAAGTGTGAATGCCGCCACTGTCGATCTCCGCATCATGGAAACGACTGATTTACATAGCAACATGATGGATTTCGACTATTACAAGGATTCGCCGACGGAAAAATTCGGACTGGTCCGCACTGCTACCCTGATTAATGCCGCTCGCAGCGAAGCGACCAACAGCGTGCTGGTGGATAACGGCGACATCATTCAGGGCAGTCCGCTGGGTGACTATGCCGCAGCGAAGGGGCTGAAAAAGGGTGATATTCACCCGGTGTATAAAGCGATGAATACGCTGGATTATGCAGTGGGCAATCTCGGGAATCATGAATTTAACTATGGTCTCGACTACCTGCAAAACGCGCTGGCCGGGGCAAAGTTCCCTTATGTGAATGCCAACGTCATTGACGTAAAAACGCAGCAGCCCTTGTTTACGCCATACCTGATTAAAGAGACGCCGGTTAAGGATCAGCAGGGGAAAGCGCAGACGCTTCGCATCGGCTATATCGGCGTGGTGCCGCCACAGATTATGACCTGGGACAAAGCCAATCTTTCCGGCAAGGTGACGGTGAATGATATTACTGAAACCGTGCGCAAATATGTCCCGGAAATGCGTGAAAAAGGCGCGGATATCGTGGTAGTGATTGCTCACTCCGGATTATCCGCCGACCCTTATCGGGCAATGGCAGAAAACTCTGTTTACTACCTCAGTGAAGTGCCGGGGGTAGATGCCATTATGTTTGGTCACGCCCACGCGGTGTTCCCGTCAAAAGATTTTGCCGCGATTAAAGGCGTCGATCTGCAAAAAGGCACGCTTAACGGCGTCCCGGCGGTAATGCCGGGTATGTGGGGCGATCACTTAGGCGTCGTGGATCTGGTATTAAATAACGACAGCGGAAAATGGCAGGTCAGCCAGGCGAAAGCGGAAGCGCGGCCGATTTATGACGTGGCAGCGAAAAAATCCCTCGCCGCTGAAGATGCAAAACTGGTGGAGGTATTAAAAGCCGACCACGATGCCACCCGCACGTTTGTCAGCCAGCCGATCGGAAAATCCGCCGACAATATGTACAGTTATTTGTCGCTGGTGCAGGATGACCCGACCGTTCAGGTGGTGAACAACGCGCAAAAAGCCTATGTAGAGCATTTTATTCAGAACGATCCGGATCTGGAAAAGCTGCCGGTGCTTTCTGCCGCCGCACCGTTTAAGGCGGGCGGACGGAAAAACGATCCGGCAAGCTATGTCGAAGTGGAAAAGGGACAGTTAACCTTCCGCAACGCAGCCGATCTTTATCTCTATCCAAATACGCTGGTAGTGGTTAAAGCCAGCGGTAAAGAGGTAAAAGAATGGCTGGAGTGTTCTGCCGGGCAGTTTAATCAAATCGACCCGCACAGCAACAAGCCGCAGGCGCTGATTAACTGGGACGATTTCCGCACCTATAATTTTGACGTCATTGACGGCGTGAATTATCAGATTGATGTGACCCAACCCGCCCGCTATGACGGCGAGTGCCAGAGCGTAAACCCGCAGGCGGAACGCATCAAGGATCTCACCTATAACGGCAAGCCTGTCGATCCAAAGGCCATTTTCCTGGTTGCCACCAATAACTATCGCGCTTACGGCGGTAAATTTGCTGGTACGGGCGACGACCATATCGCGTTTGCCTCTCCGGATGAAAACCGTGCGGTGCTGGCGGCATGGATTAGTGCAGAGTCAAAACGCGAAGGAGAGATCCATCCGGCGGCAGATAATAACTGGCGTCTGGCACCGATCCACAGCAATACGCCGCTGGATATTCGCTTTGAAACCTCGCCATCAGAGAAAGCAGCGGCGTTTATTAAGGAGAAGGCACAATATCCAATGCATCAGGTGGCGACCGATGATATTGGTTTCGCGATTTATCAGCTGGATTTAAGCAAGTAA
- a CDS encoding winged helix-turn-helix transcriptional regulator, translated as MANLTLSEQLRNGNLFAEQCPSRDVLKHVTSRWGVLILVALRDGTHRFSDLRRKMGGVSEKMLAQSLQALEMDGFVNRVSYPVVPPHVEYSLTALGEQVSEKVAALADWIELNLPEVLATRDERAA; from the coding sequence ATGGCAAATTTGACTCTTAGCGAACAACTGCGCAACGGCAATTTATTTGCGGAACAGTGTCCCTCCCGCGATGTGCTTAAACACGTCACCAGCCGCTGGGGCGTGTTGATTCTGGTAGCGCTGCGCGACGGCACCCACCGGTTCAGCGATCTGCGCCGCAAGATGGGCGGCGTCAGTGAAAAAATGCTGGCGCAGTCGTTGCAGGCGCTGGAGATGGATGGCTTCGTGAACCGGGTGTCATACCCGGTAGTGCCGCCGCACGTTGAATATAGTCTGACGGCGCTGGGTGAGCAGGTGAGTGAAAAAGTGGCGGCGCTGGCGGACTGGATCGAACTGAATCTGCCGGAAGTGCTGGCTACGCGTGATGAGCGTGCGGCGTAA
- a CDS encoding SDR family oxidoreductase → MIAITGATGHLGQLVINDLLKTVPASQLVAIVRNPAKADALQQQGVVVRQADYSDEAALTAALNGVEKLLLISSSEVGQRATQHQNVINAAVAAGVKFIAYTSLLHADNSPLGLHVEHVATEKALAASGIPYALLRNGWYSENYLASAPAALEHGVFIGAAGEGKIAAATRADYAAAAARVISEDDHAGKVYELAGDEAWTLSQLSAELSKQSGKKVAYQNLSEADFAAALKGVGLPAALADMLADSDVGASKGGLFDDSHTLSKLIGRPTTPLAESVKGIV, encoded by the coding sequence ATGATTGCAATTACCGGTGCTACTGGTCATCTTGGCCAGCTCGTAATTAACGACCTGTTGAAAACCGTCCCGGCCAGTCAGCTGGTGGCGATTGTGCGTAATCCGGCAAAAGCCGACGCGCTCCAGCAGCAGGGCGTGGTTGTCCGCCAGGCGGATTATAGCGATGAAGCTGCCCTCACCGCCGCGCTGAACGGCGTCGAGAAACTGCTGTTAATCTCCTCAAGCGAAGTGGGCCAGCGCGCGACTCAGCATCAGAACGTGATTAACGCCGCCGTTGCTGCCGGGGTTAAATTTATTGCTTACACCAGCCTGCTGCATGCCGACAACTCTCCGCTGGGGCTGCACGTTGAGCACGTCGCCACCGAAAAAGCGCTGGCCGCGTCCGGTATTCCTTACGCGCTGCTGCGCAACGGCTGGTACAGCGAAAACTATCTGGCCAGCGCCCCGGCCGCGCTGGAACACGGCGTGTTTATCGGTGCCGCAGGGGAAGGCAAAATTGCTGCTGCCACCCGCGCTGACTATGCCGCCGCTGCCGCCCGTGTCATTAGCGAAGATGACCATGCCGGTAAGGTTTATGAACTGGCAGGCGATGAGGCCTGGACTCTGAGCCAGCTTTCGGCAGAGCTAAGCAAGCAGAGCGGTAAAAAAGTGGCTTATCAGAATCTAAGCGAAGCGGATTTTGCCGCGGCGCTAAAAGGTGTAGGCCTGCCCGCCGCACTGGCCGACATGCTGGCGGACTCTGACGTCGGCGCGTCGAAAGGCGGGCTGTTTGATGACAGTCATACCCTGAGCAAGCTGATTGGCCGTCCGACCACGCCGCTGGCGGAGAGCGTCAAAGGGATCGTATAA
- a CDS encoding AraC family transcriptional regulator, whose translation MQGVPEQFSDEKDRAAFRHLAQVPGVELYHAHISRYAFEPHTHEAFGIGAIESGAERFRYRGTQHVAPVNAVVTMNPDELHTGEAETADGWRYRMIYLDPDLLEEVTGIRHWWFDEVTRLDPLRSRQICALIHGLWQTDDPLAQKGQLLDLIDTFRPYARHSPIAHEAAHRFERAREYLHDNYMRAVTLDELAHVVALSPYHFQRQFKAHFHVTPHQMLMAIRLWRAKNFLTHGMPAAQVAAATGLTDQSHLTRAFTHRYGITPVRYQKQVARR comes from the coding sequence GTGCAAGGTGTACCCGAACAGTTCAGCGATGAAAAAGATCGCGCCGCCTTTCGCCATCTGGCGCAGGTGCCCGGCGTCGAGCTTTATCACGCCCATATCTCACGTTACGCCTTTGAACCTCATACCCACGAAGCCTTTGGTATCGGCGCGATTGAATCCGGTGCCGAGCGCTTTCGCTATCGCGGTACGCAGCACGTTGCGCCTGTGAACGCCGTCGTCACCATGAATCCGGACGAGTTGCATACCGGCGAAGCGGAAACGGCGGACGGCTGGCGCTACCGGATGATATATCTCGATCCTGATCTGCTTGAAGAGGTTACCGGCATCCGTCACTGGTGGTTTGATGAAGTGACGCGCCTCGACCCATTACGTTCCCGCCAGATTTGCGCCTTAATACACGGCCTGTGGCAGACCGACGATCCGCTGGCGCAGAAAGGGCAGCTTCTGGATCTGATCGATACCTTCCGCCCTTATGCCCGTCATTCGCCGATAGCCCATGAGGCCGCTCATCGCTTTGAGCGTGCGCGGGAATATCTGCACGATAACTATATGCGCGCGGTGACGCTGGATGAACTGGCGCACGTCGTGGCGCTGAGTCCGTATCATTTTCAACGCCAGTTCAAAGCGCACTTTCACGTAACGCCGCACCAGATGCTGATGGCGATCCGCCTGTGGCGGGCTAAAAACTTTCTTACCCACGGCATGCCTGCGGCGCAGGTCGCGGCGGCGACCGGACTCACCGACCAGTCGCATCTCACTCGCGCCTTTACCCACCGCTACGGCATTACGCCAGTGCGCTATCAGAAGCAGGTCGCCCGGCGCTGA
- a CDS encoding DMT family transporter, with protein sequence MISGVLYALLAGLMWGLIFVGPLIVPEYPAILQSMGRYLALGLIALPLAWMGRARLKQLTRRDWLTALALTMMGNLIYYACLASAIQRTGAPVSTMIIGTLPVVIPVFANLLYSQRDGKLPWIKLAPALACIAVGLICVNIAELRHGLPDFSWSRYASGICLALIAVVCWAWYALRNARWLRENPDKNPMMWATAQALVTLPVSLAGYIAACLWLSNQAEAFVLPFGPRPEVFITLMVAIAILCSWVGALCWNVASQRLPTVIVGPLIVFETLAGLLYTFLLRQSLPPLLTFSGIILLAIGVVLAVRAKPVKPSLQRLSDEIN encoded by the coding sequence ATGATTAGCGGCGTGCTGTATGCCTTACTGGCAGGACTGATGTGGGGATTAATTTTTGTCGGGCCGCTGATCGTGCCTGAATACCCCGCAATACTACAATCGATGGGGCGCTATCTGGCGCTGGGCCTGATTGCCCTGCCGCTGGCCTGGATGGGGCGCGCCAGGTTAAAACAGCTTACCCGTCGCGACTGGCTCACTGCGCTGGCGCTGACCATGATGGGTAACCTGATTTATTACGCCTGCCTCGCCAGTGCGATCCAGCGCACCGGTGCGCCGGTTTCAACGATGATCATTGGCACGCTGCCGGTGGTGATCCCGGTGTTCGCCAACCTGCTTTATAGCCAGCGCGACGGAAAACTGCCCTGGATAAAACTGGCGCCGGCGCTGGCATGCATCGCTGTCGGCCTGATATGCGTCAACATTGCCGAACTGCGTCACGGCCTGCCTGATTTTAGCTGGAGCCGTTATGCCTCGGGCATCTGTCTCGCGCTGATCGCAGTGGTCTGCTGGGCATGGTATGCGCTGCGCAATGCGCGCTGGCTGCGGGAGAATCCGGACAAAAATCCGATGATGTGGGCTACCGCCCAGGCGCTGGTCACACTGCCGGTCTCACTGGCAGGCTATATCGCCGCCTGCCTGTGGCTAAGCAATCAGGCAGAGGCTTTCGTCCTGCCCTTTGGCCCACGTCCGGAGGTTTTTATCACGCTAATGGTGGCAATTGCGATCCTTTGCTCGTGGGTCGGCGCCCTGTGCTGGAACGTAGCCAGCCAGCGGCTGCCGACGGTGATCGTCGGCCCGCTGATCGTCTTCGAAACGCTGGCGGGATTGCTGTATACCTTCCTGCTGCGTCAGAGTTTGCCGCCGCTCCTGACCTTCAGCGGTATTATTCTGCTGGCGATCGGCGTGGTACTGGCCGTGCGCGCAAAGCCGGTAAAACCTTCCCTCCAGCGCCTGAGCGACGAAATAAACTAG
- the ytfE gene encoding iron-sulfur cluster repair protein YtfE produces the protein MTYRDQALGELALSIPRASALFRKYDMDYCCGGKQTLARAALRKELDVAVIEAELAKLAELPIEKDWRVVPLAEIIDHIIVRYHDRHREQLPELILQATKVERVHADKPNVPRGLTKYLTALHEELSSHMMKEEQILFPMIKQGMGRQAAGPINVMESEHDDAGELVEVIKHVTRNVTPPPEACTTWKAMYKGINDMIDDLMEHISLENNVLFPRALAGE, from the coding sequence ATGACCTACCGTGACCAGGCTTTGGGTGAGCTGGCGCTTTCCATCCCGCGCGCCTCCGCGCTGTTTCGTAAATACGATATGGACTACTGCTGCGGCGGTAAGCAGACGCTGGCACGCGCGGCATTACGCAAGGAGCTGGATGTCGCGGTTATCGAAGCCGAACTGGCGAAACTGGCCGAACTTCCCATTGAGAAAGACTGGCGCGTCGTCCCGCTGGCGGAAATCATCGATCACATCATCGTGCGCTATCACGACAGGCACCGCGAACAGCTTCCTGAACTGATCCTTCAGGCCACTAAAGTGGAACGCGTTCATGCGGATAAACCGAACGTGCCGCGCGGCCTGACCAAATACCTGACCGCCCTGCATGAAGAGCTGTCCAGCCATATGATGAAAGAAGAGCAGATCCTGTTCCCGATGATCAAACAGGGCATGGGCCGCCAGGCCGCAGGCCCGATCAACGTGATGGAAAGCGAACATGACGATGCAGGCGAGCTGGTTGAGGTGATCAAACACGTCACCCGGAACGTGACGCCGCCGCCGGAAGCCTGCACCACCTGGAAGGCGATGTATAAAGGGATTAACGATATGATCGACGATCTGATGGAACACATCAGCCTCGAAAATAACGTGCTGTTTCCGCGCGCGCTGGCGGGTGAATAA
- the cycA gene encoding D-serine/D-alanine/glycine transporter, translating into MVDQIKAVADEQASGEQSLRRNLTNRHIQLIAIGGAIGTGLFMGSGKTISLAGPSIIFVYMIIGFMLFFVMRAMGELLLSNLEYKSFSDFAADLLGPWAGYFTGWTYWFCWVVTGMADVVAITAYAQFWFPGLSEWVASLAVILLLLGLNLATVKMFGEMEFWFAMIKIVAIVALIIVGLVMVLMHFQSPTGVEASFTHLWDNGGWFPKGISGFFAGFQIAVFAFVGIELVGTTAAETKDPETSLPRAINSIPLRIIMFYVLALIVIMSVTPWNSVVPNKSPFVELFVLVGLPAAASIINFVVLTSAASSANSGVFSTSRMLFGLAQDGVAPKSFGKLSKRAVPATGLTFSCICLLGGVVLIYVKPDVITAFTLVTTVSAILFMFVWTIIMCSYLVYRKKRPHLHEQSKFKMPLGKLMCWVCMAFFVFVLVLLTLEADTRQALLVTPLWFVVLGIFWLLAGKKRLANVRK; encoded by the coding sequence ATGGTAGATCAGATAAAGGCCGTTGCCGACGAACAGGCATCCGGCGAGCAGTCTCTGCGGCGTAATCTCACGAATCGACATATCCAGCTTATCGCCATTGGCGGCGCGATTGGTACCGGCCTGTTTATGGGATCGGGGAAAACCATCAGTCTTGCCGGACCGTCGATCATTTTTGTTTATATGATCATCGGCTTTATGCTCTTTTTCGTTATGCGGGCAATGGGCGAACTGCTGCTGTCGAATCTCGAATATAAATCCTTCAGCGACTTTGCAGCGGACCTGCTCGGCCCGTGGGCCGGCTATTTTACCGGCTGGACCTACTGGTTTTGCTGGGTCGTCACCGGGATGGCGGACGTCGTGGCGATCACCGCCTACGCCCAGTTCTGGTTCCCCGGATTGTCGGAATGGGTGGCCTCGCTGGCCGTGATCCTGCTGCTGCTGGGGCTAAACCTCGCTACCGTGAAAATGTTCGGCGAGATGGAGTTCTGGTTTGCGATGATTAAAATCGTCGCTATCGTAGCACTGATTATCGTCGGTCTGGTAATGGTGCTGATGCACTTCCAGTCGCCGACCGGCGTTGAAGCGTCCTTTACCCATCTGTGGGATAACGGCGGCTGGTTCCCGAAAGGGATTAGCGGCTTCTTTGCCGGCTTCCAGATTGCCGTCTTTGCCTTTGTCGGGATTGAACTGGTCGGCACCACGGCGGCAGAAACTAAAGATCCGGAGACATCCCTGCCGCGCGCCATCAACTCGATTCCGCTGCGCATCATTATGTTCTATGTGCTGGCGCTGATTGTGATTATGTCCGTCACGCCGTGGAACTCGGTCGTACCGAATAAGAGCCCGTTTGTGGAACTGTTCGTGCTGGTGGGTCTGCCTGCGGCGGCGAGTATCATCAACTTTGTGGTGCTGACTTCGGCGGCCTCGTCGGCGAACAGCGGCGTGTTCTCCACCAGCCGTATGCTGTTCGGCCTGGCGCAGGACGGCGTGGCGCCAAAAAGCTTTGGTAAGCTGTCAAAACGCGCGGTTCCGGCCACCGGTCTGACCTTCTCCTGCATCTGCCTGCTGGGCGGGGTGGTGCTGATTTACGTTAAGCCGGATGTGATTACCGCCTTTACGCTGGTGACGACGGTATCGGCGATCCTCTTTATGTTCGTCTGGACCATCATCATGTGCTCGTATCTGGTCTATCGCAAAAAGCGTCCACACTTGCACGAACAGTCGAAGTTTAAAATGCCGCTCGGCAAGCTGATGTGCTGGGTATGCATGGCCTTCTTTGTGTTTGTACTGGTGCTGCTGACGCTGGAAGCCGATACCCGCCAGGCGCTGCTGGTGACTCCGCTGTGGTTCGTGGTGCTGGGGATATTCTGGCTGCTGGCAGGGAAAAAGCGGCTGGCGAATGTGCGCAAGTAA
- the fklB gene encoding FKBP-type peptidyl-prolyl cis-trans isomerase produces the protein MTTPTFDTIEAQASYGIGLQVGQQLSESGLEGLLPEALVAGIADALEGKHPAVPVDVVHRALREIHERADAVRRERFQSMAADGVKYLEENGAREGVNSTESGLQFRVITQGEGAIPARTDRVRVHYTGKLIDGSVFDSSVARGEPAEFPVNGVIPGWIEALTLMPVGSKWELTIPQNLAYGERGAGASIPPFSTLVFEVELLEIL, from the coding sequence ATGACGACCCCAACGTTTGACACCATTGAAGCGCAGGCAAGTTACGGTATTGGTTTGCAGGTAGGGCAGCAGCTTAGCGAATCTGGCCTGGAAGGACTGTTACCGGAAGCGCTGGTTGCGGGTATCGCTGATGCGCTGGAAGGCAAGCACCCGGCCGTGCCAGTCGATGTGGTGCACCGTGCGCTGCGTGAAATTCATGAGCGCGCGGACGCAGTACGCCGCGAGCGTTTTCAGTCAATGGCGGCAGACGGCGTGAAGTATCTGGAAGAAAACGGCGCGCGTGAAGGCGTTAACAGCACCGAATCCGGCCTCCAGTTTCGCGTGATTACCCAGGGCGAAGGCGCGATCCCGGCGCGTACCGACCGCGTGCGCGTACACTATACCGGTAAACTGATCGACGGTTCCGTCTTCGACAGCTCCGTCGCCCGTGGCGAACCGGCAGAGTTCCCGGTTAACGGCGTGATCCCAGGCTGGATTGAAGCCCTGACCCTGATGCCGGTTGGCTCCAAATGGGAACTGACTATCCCGCAGAACCTGGCCTACGGCGAGCGTGGCGCTGGCGCGTCTATTCCGCCGTTCAGCACCCTGGTGTTTGAAGTCGAACTGCTGGAAATTCTGTAA
- a CDS encoding LysM-like peptidoglycan-binding domain-containing protein: MPGRVDVKSTLARIWHAPDHFRLMDPLPPMHRRGIIIAAALVVIGFLLPSGDDNTTQPVVRDAQLDIQPPPQQQQPMQTQLVTPSNDPGAVAPVEPEPVQEQPDDQAQVQTPPPEQQQPTPGIDQQWRAYRVESGKTLAQVFRDHNLPATDVYAMAKVEGAGKPLSTLQSGQMVKIRQNASGVVTGLTIDMGNGQQALFTRQPDGNFIRAQ, translated from the coding sequence ATGCCCGGGCGCGTTGACGTAAAATCTACCCTGGCGAGGATCTGGCATGCACCGGATCACTTTCGCCTCATGGATCCGCTCCCGCCGATGCACCGTCGGGGGATTATCATTGCCGCCGCGCTGGTGGTGATCGGCTTCCTGCTTCCCTCTGGCGACGATAATACGACGCAGCCCGTGGTGCGGGATGCTCAGCTGGATATCCAGCCGCCGCCCCAACAGCAGCAGCCGATGCAAACTCAACTTGTCACGCCGTCCAACGATCCGGGGGCGGTTGCGCCCGTCGAGCCGGAGCCAGTGCAGGAGCAGCCGGACGATCAGGCTCAGGTACAAACGCCGCCGCCAGAACAGCAGCAACCGACGCCAGGCATCGACCAACAGTGGCGTGCTTACCGCGTAGAATCAGGCAAAACGCTGGCGCAGGTGTTCCGCGATCATAATCTTCCGGCAACGGATGTATACGCGATGGCGAAGGTGGAAGGTGCAGGCAAGCCGTTAAGCACGCTGCAATCAGGTCAGATGGTGAAGATTCGTCAGAATGCCAGCGGCGTAGTGACCGGCCTGACGATTGATATGGGGAACGGACAGCAGGCGCTGTTTACCCGTCAGCCTGACGGCAATTTTATTCGCGCGCAGTAA